The genomic region TATGCCATAATGTATAgccttttatttttattatttttttttaaaccatgAGAATCTGTTACTGGAAAACCCCGTTATCATAAAACTTAAGTGGCCTAGCCAATACCCTGCTAACCAACATAATCAGATAAAACGTCTCTTGTACTAAAAATTTACTTACCAAGCCTCCGGTGACGAAGCTAAGAAGGTAGCATGCGGCGATGGAGCCAATGCATTGGGCAATCCAGTAAAAGATGCCAGTTAGGATGGTGATTTGACCGCCAACAGCCAATCCGAAGGTGACAGCTGGATTGACATGGCCGCCAGAGATGTTAGCGGCGATGGAGACCGCGACAAAGAGTGCAAGTCCATGGCAGACCGCGATAGCCACCAGACCGGCTGGATCAAGGTCAGCATCCGCTGTCAACTTGGCTGCACAAAACCAACAATTAATCTACGTACAAAACATGAAATTTGCATGGGAAATAATAGTTAGTAAATTAGAAAGTGAGAAATATATATTGAATACCGAAAGCAATGGCGGAGCCGACACCCGCGAAGACGAAGAGAAGGGTGGAGATGAACTCTGCAACGTAGGATTTGATGGAGCTCAAGCTAAAGGAATCATCAAAACTACCAAATGCAATTCCAGGCATTTTGTTTTTTCAGAACTTAAATAATTAAAAGAAATGGAGAGTGTGAAGAAAAAATGAGGAGAATTGGGAGTGGGCACTTTGCAAATGACACTAAAGCCCCTTTATATAATGAAATTTtcaattataataataattattattttaagaTGTGACAAAAATTATTAGTggaatatatattattttgaaaaTGCCTTGTTAAGAAAGGTTTGGTGTCATAATCACTATACTATAATTACGATTCTTCTAGTAATTCATACTTAACTAAATAAGTAATAGACattttaataaatattaaatattttatatgttatattattATATGGGTTGATGGCTTGAGCCCTCACGAACCTAAAAGCTTTATACGTTCTAAACATCGGGTTAAATTACAAAGTAACACCAAAATACACAAATGTCTATAAACAGGTGCGTTTAAACTTTAAAACTCGACGTCCGTTTATCTTTTTCACTTTTGACATACTCCCGTGCTATGTTTTCTTTCCTATAAAAAGTTATACGCCGTAATTTTAGACATGTATTAAACTTGTTTCATAAGTGGTCATAGTGAATATGGAGCTATCACATGTAAGAACCGTTcgcgtaaataaataaaataaacaatattttattaCAGATTACAATACAAGGAAAGCTAAAAATAAAATACTAGaacaattacaactgaaataaaccaaaatacaagaaagggGTAGAAACAGAGTGGCTGagtcacgtgttcaacacgcttcccttaaaacaaattccgagtctcccaagagtactcgttttgtttcccagggtacaacagccgaagcagtagtactgccggaattcgcctacaacccgaaggttaccttgaaactTGCACGAAGAAGATGATTAGAAGTAGGAGGAATGTTGTTTTCATAAGCTGTTGTTGCTGGTGTGTCTCTGAtgtgggtatggagctgtatttatacagctcctaggttgaaacagtcaaaacgaattaaatgagaggtttaaattgcattaaacgtcttcaatgcaatttaatacgtcatttaattctcagtcaaagcctattaactcgtcagttacgaagctggactgaaactgcccagtcattcaatgctggaagcttctgcgcgcgcgcgcgcgcccaGGTCCGCACGCCCATGCGCGGTGCGGcatcttggctcactgccatgcgcgcgtgcgccacactGGCCCATGCCCATGCGCGCTCATGCGcggtgcggcctcttggctcaagGCCATGCGcggtgcggcctcttggctcaagtccgtccatgcgcgcgtgcgccacgtcacctgtgagcctatacgtgcgcgccacacagtcgcgccgtattggctcactctggtgcgccgcgcacgacacagcaggacccatgcaccatgcgcccaaccgcgcgcctcgtgtactcgcgcgcgcatgactgccacgtcatgcgccacaTCACGTACCACTTGGTCCTTAcaacccttgtgctccaccacgcgcgcgtggtcaaaaatacaaaggcggctctcaagcggctcgcggcgatgcgagcgtgcgaagtgcgccatcaaagcgccacattgcgcctcatcgcccacgccgcgcgcgcgcgcgcgagcgtgtgcgagtgcgagtgcgagttagggtgctccgcacccttcgcgaggacactagtgtgtgcttccatgaaacaataaggatggagagttccaccttaaatacccatttaagttccatctctcctcctatgtgggacaaggtgctactttccctttagtttcaacattgaatgttccaaacacccaactttgagcattgatatctcattcatcttagctcggttttggacgtggtttagttcgttgcgaagctcttccaacatagaacacaaacccacaaataaatacataaaacccgctcattttattatatttatttctagtccaaaataggaaaaaatcattttcctatatttgtgaaaaatgctattttcacttattttccaacaattccccacatgaaaaatgctattttcatcaaattaccaacaatcccccacatgtatggaaatggatcttttccttacacttttcaacgataaacttcgacagttgagtattgcaagataggtaggttgaagcctttgaaccttcttttgtgaaacgcacttagcttactagcggtgtgtagacgcgatttccttgaacatacccccatttgtgtaaacgacaatacacttcacacaatactctccctggtttggccaactcctcattgtcgtgtcctattatggtcctggaacactagcctggttctgcgagagctctaggatttgcgcaccccacaaatccatttgaagcgaccccacttctctctaacataggtgattcccatgaatcattaaaagcatcatggttatttgatttcccgaaatcattaaccttaatatgcttaacctcacttcatatcactgattggaatggactaggaagtatatgtaactcccttttatttagtttggggtactcccccacagtgactccgttttggtaatatgattaaattgtcctattgaacttagatcttgggatctccagtcaactaagttaggtttccctcatattcccatttaccacgggctttagtcccattcctcttgacgacgtttctactaactctctgcttaagccttttgtaaacgggtccgcaatgttatccgctgatctcacataatcaattgtgataacacccgttgagagtagttgtcgtatcgtgttatgtctacgtcgcatatgccttgatctgccattgtacatcaagctttgagctctaccaatcgctgattggctatcacaatgtacacatatggctggcaaaggctttggccatcttggaatatcttccacgaattgacgtagccattccgcctcctcgcctgacttatccaaggcgataaattcagattccattgtggatctcgctatgaccgtttgcttagaagacttccaagcaatagcagctcctccaagtgtaaacacgtaaccacttgttgatttggaatctttattatccgatatccagtttgcatcagtgtatccttcgatcactgctggttgtcgggtataatgcaatccatagtctcttgtgtatcttatgtatctaagcaccctcgtgatagccttccaatgatccgcgcacggattgctggtgtatctacttagcctactcaccgcgtaagccaagtcgggtctagtacatgtcattagatacattaaACTGCCAATAATTCTCgaatactctaactgagcaactccatctcctttattcttcttgagatgttgggaggtatcaactggagttcgagctacactcgtatctcccgagttgaatttttcaagaattttatccacatagtgagattgacttaacacaagaccatcttgggttcttatgatctttactccaagaatcacatccgctaaacccatatctttcatgtcaaacctcactttcaacatgcttttagtagctttgataattttatcattactcccaatgataagcatatcatctacataaaggcataagatcacataaccttcatttgtgtctttgaaataaacacatttgtcgcactcatttattttgaaaccgttgtcaatcatgacatgatcaaacttttggtgccattgttttggtgcttgcttcaagccatacacagacttgacgagtttacatactttaccctcttgacctggggcggagaaaccttcaggttgctccatgtaaatctcttcttctaaatcgccatttagaaatgcggttttaacatccatttggtgaacttccaaatttcttaaagccgctatagcaagaaccaatctaatcgaggttatgcgcgtcacaggcgagtaggtatcaaagtaatctagaccttccttttgtctaaatcctttaatcaccaacctagccttgtacttatcaatacttccatcatttttcatcttccttttgaatatccaacgatatccaagtggtttgcaaccaggtggaagatctactaactcccaagtatgattttgcaatatagaatctatttcatttcttattgcttctttccattgaggtccttctgaagaggaaaccgcttcgcgatatgtattgggctcgccctcaaccatatagctaacgaagtctggaccgaaggatttttcaacccttggccttttacttcgcctacgatcggtttcttcaacctcaggttgttcatgtgtcttatcatgaaccacctcatcaactggtgtagatgaactttcacctacttcaaaattaggtgttgatgacgttgcatgtgtttgtcttctcaaaggaaacacattttcaaagtaagacacaacgttAGAATTCACCTCCATAATAGTGTTTACgtgtacatcaggattcttggactcatgtacaagaaagcgatgtgcactactttgatgtgcatacccaataaatatgcaatcaacagttttgggtcctatcctaagagccttaggaggtggtacagtcacctttgctaggcacccccacactttcaagtatttgtatgaaggtttcttccttttccataactcatatggagtttcgtctctctttttgagtgttatcctgttcaaaagataattagccgagagaatggcttccccccacagttcgtggctcaccccagaacttatcaacatggcgttcatcatttctttcaatgtgcggttctttcgttccgccacgccatttgattgtggagagtaaggaggtgtacactcatgtacaatgccactttttgcgcataactcggcaaaaggtgcaacatattcgcctcctcgatcgcttcgcaaagcttttatcttcttttgaagttgattctcaacttcatttttatataagataaatttacttattgcttcatctttactttttagtaaatatacatagcaatatttagtactatcgtcaataaacgtgatgaagtacttatttccacctgttgtgggtaccgcttttaaatcacaaatatcagtgtgaattaaatcaaggggttcggttattcgttcaaccgattttgatgatgttcttgtaagtttggattcaacgcatgtttcacatttatagtgtgaatcaatatggaatgttggtatacaatttaaattgattaaacggcgtattgaattaaaatttacgtgacctaatctaccatgccatttattcgattcagaaaactcaagcatataagtagaagtagtagcaattttattcatgttcttgACAGCCATTACATTCAATTTGAACATTCCATTTTGGGCATAGCCCTTGCCTACATACGTTCCTCGTTTAGTTAGTACAAATTGATCGCTTTCAAAAACTAAACGAAAACCAAACTTGTTAAGCAGCCATCCCGAGACTAGATTCTTGCGCAAGTCTGGGACATACAACACGTTGCTTAGAGTGAGCTCCTTCCCCgaagtccacttcaagatcacCGTTCCTTCACCCATGATGTCAGCGGTGGCTGCATTTCCCATATACAGCTTCTCTTCTCCAGAAAGCGCCTTGAAGGTGGTAAAGAGACTTTTGTCTGCGCAAACGTGACGGGTCGCGcccgtatcaacccaccatccttttggagtgttggtcacagtattgacctcatccatcattgcgcttttgtcggaaatcattgccaccaaaggcattccgtcttcatccaccatgtgcgcacgctcacgctttggtttcttgcattggttagcccgatgccccggctcgtcacagttgtaacaagtcccttggaacgtttgaggtttctttttcacaacccctttctttggtccaaggttgctagcctttgctttccctttccctttgtcctttttccccttGCCCTTCGCGCCCTTAGAGGATTGCCCATGCTCAACCAGATTTGCGCTAGCACTAGTCTGCGCAACGCTGCCTTTTAGGGCAATTCTATTGTCCTCTTCAATCCGAAGACGAACAATAAGATCCTCTATAGTCATCTCCTTtcgtttgtgtttaagataattcttaaaatcaacccaactaggaggtaacttttcaatcatcgctgccacttggaatgtctcgctaagtgtcatgccttccgctgagatgtcatgaagtataatttggaattcttggacttgattcataactgttttagaatcaaccattttgaaatccaaaaaacgggctaccacaaatttctttgtgccagcatcctccgttttgtacttcttGTCTAATGCATCCCAAAGgtctttggaagtcttgacgtTGTAGTAAACATTATACAACGCATCCGACAACCCGTTTAACACATAGCCTCGACAAATAAAATCCGAGTGCTTCCAAGCCTCTACCGCATTCAGAGCCTGAGCGCtggtctccccttccgcaggttggggagcggattcagttaagaacctcgcaaggttcatggtggtcaggtagaagaacatcttctgctgCCACCTCTTAAAGTGTTGACCCGAAaacttctcgggtcgttcagcgtgattggccactgtggacgctcccacagtggtgGCGTTAAGGGGGTTTCCCGTCACAACATTTGTGGTGTTGTTAACGTTGACATTTTCGTTCGACatgctgaaaaaaaaaattaaaattttaaaagtttAGTCAAAATATTCTGATTTACGCAAAAACCAGAAGTAAACAATTAGATTTTAATTTTTTACCACAAATTTACTGTttaggcttctaagtccaactttgaagaccaaaacagaaaatttttattagttataacttactgattggcttctaagtccaactttgaagaccaaatcaGAAAGTTTTAGCAAATTTAGGACAAGTTCGAATGTAACCACAAAAGTTTTCACCCAAAGTCGCTCCTTTAAAgatgaaaactaaaaaaaaatctgtttttaaaacacaaactgagtgaaaaacaaaactggtttgaatcacaaacagaatggttttgattacacgaactgttttaaaaatttgttttaagattgtaagaaccgttcgcgtaaataaataaaataaacaatattttattaCAGATTACAATACAAGGAAAGCTAAAAATAAAATACTAGaacaattacaactgaaataaaccaaaatacaagaaagggGTAGAAACAGAGTGGCTGagtcacgtgttcaacacgcttcccttaaaacaaattccgagtctcccaagagtactcgttttgtttcccagggtacaacagccggagcagtagtactgccggaattcgcctacaacccgaaggttaccttgaaactTGCACGAAGAAGATGATTAGAAGTAGGAGGAATGTTGTTTTCATAAGCTGTTGTTGCTGGTGTGTCTCTGAtgtgggtatggagctgtatttatacagctcctaggttgaaacagtcaaaacgaattaaatgagaggtttaaattgcattaaacgtcttcaatgcaatttaatacgtcatttaattctcagtcaaagcctattaactcgtcagttacgaagctggactgaaactgcccagtcattcaatgctggaagcttctgcgcgcgcgcgcgcgcccaGGTCCGCACGCCCATGCGCGGTGCGGcatcttggctcactgccatgcgcgcgtgcgccacaaTAGCCCATGCCCATGCGCGCTCATGCGcggtgcggcctcttggctcaagGCCATGCGcggtgcggcctcttggctcaagtccgtccatgcgcgcgtgcgccacgtcacctgtgagcctatacgtgcgcgccacacagtcgcgccgtattggctcactctggtgcgccgcacacgacacagcaggacccatgcaccatgcgcccAACCGcgcgcgcatgactgccacgtcatgcgccacaTCAcgtaccacttggtccttgcaacccttgtgctccaccacgcgcgcgtggtcaaaaatacaaaggcggctctcaagcggcgatgcgagcgtgcgaagtgcaaagtgcgccatcaaagcgccacattgcgccccatcgcccacgccacgcgcgcgcgcgcgagcgtgtgcgagtgcgagtgcgagtgcgagttagggtgctccgcacccttcgcgaggacactagtgtgtgcttccatgaaacaataaggatggagagttccaccttaaatacccatttaagttccatctctcctcctatgtgggacaaggtgctactttccctttagtttcaacattgaatgttccaaacacccaactttgagcattgatatctcattcatcttagctcggttttggacgtggtttagttcgttgcgaagctcttccaacatagaacacaaacccacaaataaatacataaaacccgctcattttattatatttatttctagtccaaaataggaaaaaatcattttcctatatttgtgaaaaatgctattttcacttattttccaacaatcccccacatgaaaaatgctattttcatcaaattaccaacaatcccccacatgtatggaaatggatcttttccttacacttttcaacgataaacttcgacagttgagtattgcaagataggtaggttgaagcctttgaaccttcttttgtgaaacgcacttagcttactagcggtgtgtagacgcgatgtccttgaacatacccccatttgtgtaaacgacaatacacttcacacaatactctccctggtttggccaactcctcattgtcgtgtcctattatggtcctggaacactagcctggttctgcgagagctctagaaTTTGCTcaccccacaaatccatttgaagcgaccccacttctctctaacataggtgattcccatgaatcattaaaagcatcatggttatttgatttcccgaaatcattaaccttaatatgcttaacctcacttcatgtcactgattggaatggactaggaagtatatgtaactcccttttatttagtttggggtactcccccacagtgactccgttttggtaatatgattaagttgtcctattgaacttagatcttgggatctccagtcaactaagttaggtttccctcatattcccatttaccacgggctttagtctcattcctcttgacgacgtttctactaactctctgcttaagccttttgtaaacgggtccgcaatgttatccgctgatctcacataatcaattgtgataacacccgttgagagtagttgtcgtatcgtgttatgtctacgtcgcatatgccttgatctgccattgtacatcaagctttgagctctaccaatcgctgattggctatcacaatgtacacatatggctggcaaaggctttggccatcttggaatatcttccacgaattgacgtagccattccgcctcctcgcctgacttatccaaggcgataaattcagattccattgtggatctcgctatgaccgtttgcttagaagacttccaagcaatagcagctcctccaagtgtaaacacgtaaccacttgttgatttggaatctttattatccgatatccagtttgcatcagtgtatccttcgatcactgctggttgtcgggtataatgcaatccatagtctcttgtgtatcttatgtatctaagcaccctcgtgatagccttccaatgatccgcgcacggattgctggtgtatctacttagcctactcaccgcgtaagccaagtcgggtctagtacatgtcattagatacattaaactgccaataattcttgaatactctaactgagcaactccatctcctttattcttcttgagatgttgggaggtatcaactggagttcgagctacactcgtatctcccgagttgaatttttcaagaattttatccacatagtgagattgacttaacacaagaccatcttgggttcttatgatctttactccaagaatcacatccgctaaacccatatctttcatgtcaaacctcactttcaacatgcttttagtagctttgataattttatcattactcccaatgataagcatatcatctacataaaggcataagatcacataaccttcatttgtgtctttgaaataaacacatttgtcgcactcatttattttgaaaccgttgtcaatcatgacatgatcaaacttttggtgccattgttttggtgcttgcttcaagccatacaaagacttgacgagtttacatactttaccctcttgacctggggtggagaaaccttcaggttgctccatgtaaatctcttcttctaaatcgccatttagaaatgcggttttaacatccatttggtgaacttccaaatttcttaaagccgctatagcaagaaccaatctaatcgaggttatgcgcgtcacaggcgagtaggtatcaaagtaatctagaccttccttttgtctaaatcctttaatcaccaacctagccttgtacttatcaatacttccatcagttttcatcttccttttgaatatccaacgatatccaagtggtttgcaaccaggtggaagatctactaactcccaagtatgattttgcaatatagaatctatttcatttcttattgcttctttccattgaggtccttctgaagaggaaaccgcttcgcgatatgtattgggctcgccctcaaccatatagctaacgaagtctggaccgaaggatttttcaacccttggccttttacttcgcctacgatcggtttcttcaacctcaggttgttcatgtgtcttatcatgaaccacctcatcaactggtgtagatgaactttcacctacttcaaaattaggtgttgatgacgttgcatgtgtttgtcttc from Helianthus annuus cultivar XRQ/B chromosome 10, HanXRQr2.0-SUNRISE, whole genome shotgun sequence harbors:
- the LOC110886572 gene encoding aquaporin TIP2-1, with product MPGIAFGSFDDSFSLSSIKSYVAEFISTLLFVFAGVGSAIAFAKLTADADLDPAGLVAIAVCHGLALFVAVSIAANISGGHVNPAVTFGLAVGGQITILTGIFYWIAQCIGSIAACYLLSFVTGGLAVPTHAVAAGVGAIQGVVMEIIITFALVYTVYATAVDPKKGDLGTIAPLAIGLIVGANILAAGPFSGGSMNPARSFGPAVAAGDFSGHWIYWVGPLVGGGLAGAIYSNVFISNEHAPLSSEF